The Sorangiineae bacterium MSr11954 DNA segment CCCGAGGCGTCGACGATGAAATAGATGGCCAAGTCCTCTTCTTCTTCGAAGAGGCGCAAGAGGAGCCGGTCGAAGCGCTGGTAGACGTTCCAATCGAGGTAGCGAAAGTCGTCGCCCGGCTGGTACTCGCGGTGATCGGCGAACTCCACGCCGCTGCCCGTCTTTTTGGTGCGCCGCTCGGCGCGCATGCGGCCGGCGAACACGCGCCGGCTCACGATGGCCAGGTAGTCGAGCTTTCGCTGAAAGTCGTCGTCGAAGAGATCTTCGCCTCCCGCGCTGCGCCCCCCTTCGCTGCGCCGCGAGCCGAAAGGGAGCGATTGGCGAAGGCTCTCAAGCAGCCCCAACGTGCGCTCCCTTGGCCCCGCCCGTAAGGCCGGCCTTGGTCTCCCCCACCGACTTGAGGATGGCCTCGATCACCTGGTCGCTCTTGATGCCCTCGGCCTCGCCCTCGAAGTTGAGGAGCACGCGATGGCGCAGCGCCGGCAGCGCCACCGCCCGCACGTCGTCGATGCTCCCCGCAAAGCGCCCCTCGAACAGCGCGCGGATCTTGGCCGCCAAGAGCACCGCTTGCGCGCCGCGCGGCGAGGCGCCGAAGCGCACATAGCGCTTGGCGATGTCGGGCGACTCCGGGCCCTCGGGGTGCGTAGCTTGGAGCACGCGGATGGCGTAGTCCTGCACGTGCCGCGCGATGGGTACCTGGCGCACCAGCTTCTGCATCGCCAGGATCGACTCTTTGTCGAGCACCGCGCTGCGCCGCCCGTGCGACTCGCCGGTGGTCAAGTCGAGGATCTGGTGCAGCTCCTCCCGGTTGGGGAAGGGCACGTACAGCTTGAAGAGGAAGCGATCGAGCTGCGCCTCGGGCAGCGGGTACGTTCCCTCCATCTCGAGGGGGTTTTGCGTCGCGAGCACCACGAACGGCTCGTCCAAGGTGTACGTCTGCCGCCCCACCGACACGCGGTGCTCCTGCATGGCCTCGAGCAGGGCGCTCTGCGTCTTGGGGGTGGCGCGGTTGATCTCGTCCGCCAGCACGATGTTGGCGAAGATGGGGCCCTTTCGAAACTCGAACGCCTTGGCGCCGTGCTGCGTCTCGTCGATGACGGTGGTGCCCAGAATGTCGGCCGGCATCAAGTCGGGCGTAAACTGAATGCGCGAGAACGTCAGGTGCATCACCTCGGAGAGCGTGCGCACCAGCATGGTCTTTCCAAGCCCCGGCACACCTTCCAGGAGCGCGTGCCCGCCCGCGAGCATGCACGTGAGCACCCCGTCGACGACCTCGCGATTGCCGATGATGGCGCGGCCGATCTCCTCCCGCGCCGTCGCGATCTGCTGCCGAAAATGCTCGACTTGGGCTCTCACTTGGGACGAAACGTCATTCGGCTCGGTCATGGTTCCTCGTTCCTGATCTTCCGCTCCCGCTCTTCTCGCTCCCGTACACGTTCCCGTTCCCGTACACGTTCCCGATCTTTCTTCCTACCGGCCACCCCGACGCGACGAAGATCGTGTGCAGGAACCGGCAAGGGAACGTGTACGCGAAGAAGATCCAACCGCCAGGACGCGAGGGTCGCAAGGCTCGGCAGAAGCGTTGAAGAGAATTTTTCGAGCTTCTCTCGTTGCGGCCTTCGCGCCCTGGCGGTTAATCCCCATCCCGCTAGTCCCTCGGGCGAATCAATTGAAAGTAGCGCCGCACGTAAAAGCGATACCCGCCCGGTATCTCGTCCTTGTTGAGCGCTTCCTCCGCCACGTTGTGGTACTCGGTGTAAACCTTCGTATACCCGCGCGAAGCAAAGCCGCGCTCCGCGGCGCCTTGGATCACTTCGCTCCGGCTCGAGCCCTGCCCGGTGTCCTGCCCGGCCACCTGCGTATCTTGCGTGCCCACGGTGGGGTTCGTGGCGCCGCCCTGCACATGCCCATCGTGGCCGGTGCCGAAGCCGCGCGGGTTGGGCGAGTTTCCGCTGCCGCCTTGGTTTTGCCCGTTCTGGCCCTGGCCGGATTGCCCGCCGCCTTGGCCTTGCCCGCGCGTGAGCATCAGGATCTTTTCGCCGTTGGGCCCCACCACCCAAATTTCGCCTTTGCCGCCGCCTTGGCCTTGCTGCCCGCCCTGGCCATTTTGCCCTTGGCCTTGCTGCCCGCCCTGGCCTTGTTGCCCGCCTTGACCGTTCTGCCCTTGGCCCTGCTGCCCGCCCTGCCCTTGCTGCCCCTGGCCTTGCTGCCCGTCGTTGCCCTGGCCCTCTTGTCCTTGGCCTTGCTGCCCGCCCTGGCCGCCCTGCCCGCGCGCGCGCTGCTGAAAGCGTTG contains these protein-coding regions:
- a CDS encoding MoxR family ATPase, producing MTEPNDVSSQVRAQVEHFRQQIATAREEIGRAIIGNREVVDGVLTCMLAGGHALLEGVPGLGKTMLVRTLSEVMHLTFSRIQFTPDLMPADILGTTVIDETQHGAKAFEFRKGPIFANIVLADEINRATPKTQSALLEAMQEHRVSVGRQTYTLDEPFVVLATQNPLEMEGTYPLPEAQLDRFLFKLYVPFPNREELHQILDLTTGESHGRRSAVLDKESILAMQKLVRQVPIARHVQDYAIRVLQATHPEGPESPDIAKRYVRFGASPRGAQAVLLAAKIRALFEGRFAGSIDDVRAVALPALRHRVLLNFEGEAEGIKSDQVIEAILKSVGETKAGLTGGAKGAHVGAA